Genomic segment of Panicum virgatum strain AP13 chromosome 9N, P.virgatum_v5, whole genome shotgun sequence:
TGCATCACTTTTCTCACTGCACCTAGGCTGCAAACGAATTGCAGCATCAATTGTTGGAGAGACAGGATCTTCAAAGAACTGCATGAAAAAAAAGCAGCTGGTCAGGAAAAACAATAAAGTATAACTAAGGAGGCACAATAAAAGCATGCCAATAGGAGGAAGAGATCACCTCTTTTGCAGAAACTGTAATTATGCAATAATCTTCAGCACCTGAATTGGAGCTATCCACTTTAATAAAAGCCCCAGATTCCTGCCTAATCTGTTTGATAATTCCACCACCCTTCCCGATTACACCTCCCACATTCACAGCAGCACAGAGTAAACGCAAACAAAACTCCTTTGCAGAGCTCTCATCCCTCCGAGGTTGATATACAGAGGGCCAATCTCCTGCAACATCACCTTTGTATCCTCCAAAAGCAGGAATTACATGAGTAATCCCAACAACAGGTGCAGTGGAGGAACTACCAAGGTGGGAGCTCCCTGCATAAGGTTGGGTCAAGCTGGATGCAAGAAGATGCTGTGACATAGATGGATTGTCATGGACGCGAGATGACACTTGACGAAGAGCCCTTCTGACAACTACGGCATCCCCGGATATCTGGTGTCCAAAATATTGGAAGCATTGTCAGTAAATATTAAAAAATTGCACAGACAGCAAAACTTAGAATTCCATACATCTTCATGTTTTGATGACAATCAAATGCTGCAGACATTTAACAAAGCTACATATACCACCAATATTACGCAAAAAGTAAATTTAGACAGACATGCCTATATAGTACCACTTGTTTAGGTAATGCAGGAATTGACATGGGCCACCAACCTGGAGTTCATCACTATTAATGGCACATGCTGGAATGTGATCATTACTAAGCACGCGTATTTGCGCGCCAGTCTCACTGCAGATTCCTTGGATGATATGCCCACCGGCCTTTTCCAATAATGCATCCAAATCTGGTCTGATGGCACAAGCAAACGAACAGTAACTTGAGGTACAACTTCTTAACTGTCTTCATTCCCTGGACCCTCATCAGAAGCAAGCCTCTCATGAACTCTAAAGAGAGCATCTTGAGCAGGGCAAACCTTATCTTCAGCATCGTCAATAGTATTAGTTTCCCTGCTTGAGCTAAATATTGTGATAACCCGCTCTTCACAGCCAGAAACACTCTCGCCAATCCTAATCTTAGCTTGAATCTCAATCCTCAACTGCTTCGCATTCTCTCCACCACGGCCAATGATACTCCCAATTTTTCTAGAGGCGCAGAGGTAGCAATACACAGTATCATCGGGACCAGCATAGGAATCATCACCAGAATTTCTTCTCTTACCGCCTCCATTTTCAGCATAATCAGAGTGCCGTTTTCCATGACTGTTTCGGTGTCCAGCCATTATCTGGGAGTAGAGATAAAAGAGTCAGCAACACAGAATATTGCCTCAAGTAGATGCAAACTTAAATACCAGAAAAGCACACCATTAATAGCAGAGCATGTGATGCGGTACAATATAACCATCTTTTGCATATACAGGGTAATCTTTTTGCACATCGAATTCCTCATGAAACATCTGAACTGCAAATTCCGTTATTCCCATCCAACAGGGAAAAGATGTGACCTTTCCTAAGTTAGGCATACATTAATTGATCCTTCCAAGTGTATAGTACCCAGGCTAGCTCTAGTCCTCTGTATATACATCCAAGGGTTGTTGGGCCATTGGGCCGTAATGTTTTTCTGGGCCAGAAGTTTAGCATCTGTTATTTCGGGTCCCCATGGGTGAACCACGGGGCAAATATCGTCCCCAGCCCGCCCCGATTGATTTTGGGGCCCCGCCCCGCTCTCCCCACGGGGAAAAATTTCCCCCCATTTTGTTCGGGTCGGGTCCCCGCGGGGATCCGCCCCCACGGGGAAAACTGCCATCCTGACATTAAACCAACCTGCACCAA
This window contains:
- the LOC120689347 gene encoding KH domain-containing protein HEN4-like, with amino-acid sequence MAGHRNSHGKRHSDYAENGGGKRRNSGDDSYAGPDDTVYCYLCASRKIGSIIGRGGENAKQLRIEIQAKIRIGESVSGCEERVITIFSSSRETNTIDDAEDKVCPAQDALFRVHERLASDEGPGNEDRSSHLGSSSTAPVVGITHVIPAFGGYKGVIGKGGGIIKQIRQESGAFIKVDSSNSGAEDYCIITVSAKEFFEDPVSPTIDAAIRLQPRCNTENNKSKHTHSFKGNVPKVAAEDEEMVQISGDLDVARHALVQIATRLKANFFEREVALSAFPPVIRYHPLPAGVSDEPKYLSRDMKPVGHYLYSSGFRESDDMIPSDSYGSYSSSQAPGGRCGTYSGYSGLSTGSG